The following proteins come from a genomic window of Nostoc sp. TCL26-01:
- a CDS encoding HipA-like protein produces the protein MNSMPEFPIIFVTKADYELSSNEAMGSKYKFWFQHEQLGRCLYKQVRQNLGEDWAEKVASELSDLLGLPHAAYHLAETWEGNQGVVSPNFLPRGGTLVHGNEILTPIVPNYPTFATYGVSQHTIDIVLQVIEALDVGLPIAWTPPSGIQKAVEVFVGYILLDAWIGNGDRHHENWGFVRSKVASTETIHLAPTYDHASCLGRDLFDEQRQKRSVEAYANKCYSAFYNSVENKKPLKTFDVFHRVAFRYPQAAHIWLASLERISRANTRLIFNRIDKSRISNVAIEFAQKILSVNQNRLLDLRKSLQ, from the coding sequence ATGAATTCTATGCCTGAATTTCCCATTATTTTTGTTACCAAAGCCGATTATGAGCTTTCCAGTAACGAAGCGATGGGCAGCAAGTATAAATTTTGGTTTCAGCATGAACAACTTGGTCGTTGTCTATATAAACAAGTACGACAAAATTTAGGAGAAGATTGGGCAGAGAAAGTAGCATCAGAATTGTCTGATCTGCTAGGATTACCCCACGCCGCTTATCATCTAGCAGAAACTTGGGAAGGTAATCAGGGTGTAGTTTCACCCAACTTTTTACCACGAGGAGGGACACTTGTTCATGGCAATGAAATTCTCACGCCAATTGTGCCAAATTACCCTACTTTCGCCACCTACGGCGTATCGCAACATACAATAGATATTGTTCTGCAAGTAATAGAAGCATTGGATGTGGGTTTACCAATAGCTTGGACACCACCGAGCGGTATCCAAAAAGCAGTAGAAGTGTTTGTTGGCTACATTCTGTTAGATGCTTGGATTGGCAACGGAGATCGTCACCACGAAAACTGGGGTTTTGTGCGCTCGAAGGTGGCATCCACAGAAACTATACACTTAGCACCCACCTATGATCATGCCTCCTGTCTGGGACGTGACCTCTTTGACGAACAGAGACAGAAACGCTCAGTCGAGGCTTATGCAAATAAATGTTATTCTGCTTTTTATAACAGTGTTGAAAACAAAAAGCCCCTAAAAACTTTTGATGTATTTCACCGAGTTGCTTTCCGTTATCCCCAAGCTGCCCATATCTGGCTGGCGAGTCTTGAACGCATCTCAAGAGCGAATACGCGCTTGATTTTTAATCGCATTGACAAATCGCGTATCTCAAATGTTGCCATTGAGTTTGCACAGAAGATTTTGTCAGTCAATCAAAACAGGCTACTTGATTTAAGGAAATCGCTCCAGTGA
- a CDS encoding SRPBCC family protein, which yields MPLIFSPVEVEYLASGKRLSRTSNNPTPLSPKQFWAAFDDYLTVQQALSGHPDVKLESDKPANGVGATIYFEYRESVTRETLVVYDEEKHIWKINLPEPNSIFAFYEATARVFKASEGDGSEVTLTIDFALQGKDAEERTAILHTMANSAQPQRIEELNTFVLERDGLRSSFEIEVHASADKLWSVIGNWEDVSWVQYATDVRMIPADGRKIFFPHNNVVEERLVYADDADRTLVYEVRKSSLPVSLYRGTVQLVPVDDNLTKVKYNNVFLPKEKKDPHKVQADIEKLFNDRFKWFQSAFDSRVKCH from the coding sequence ATGCCTTTAATCTTCAGCCCCGTTGAAGTTGAATATCTAGCTTCTGGTAAACGCCTCTCACGTACCAGCAATAATCCCACTCCTCTATCACCCAAACAATTCTGGGCTGCATTCGACGACTATTTAACAGTCCAACAGGCTTTAAGCGGACACCCTGATGTCAAACTAGAAAGCGACAAACCTGCTAATGGAGTAGGCGCTACTATTTACTTTGAATATAGAGAATCAGTTACTCGTGAAACTCTAGTTGTCTACGATGAAGAAAAACATATCTGGAAGATTAACCTCCCAGAACCCAATTCTATTTTCGCCTTCTATGAAGCCACTGCGAGAGTGTTTAAAGCTAGTGAGGGTGATGGTTCTGAAGTTACTCTAACTATCGATTTTGCCCTTCAAGGTAAAGATGCAGAAGAACGTACCGCTATTCTGCATACAATGGCTAACTCAGCCCAACCCCAAAGGATCGAAGAACTGAATACTTTCGTTCTCGAACGTGATGGACTCAGAAGCTCATTTGAGATTGAAGTTCACGCTTCTGCTGATAAATTGTGGTCAGTCATTGGTAACTGGGAAGATGTTTCTTGGGTACAGTATGCGACTGATGTGAGAATGATTCCGGCTGATGGCAGAAAGATATTTTTCCCACACAACAATGTAGTGGAAGAAAGACTCGTATATGCGGATGATGCAGACAGAACTTTAGTTTATGAAGTGAGAAAGAGTTCCTTACCTGTAAGCCTCTACAGAGGTACTGTCCAGCTTGTACCCGTAGATGATAATTTGACTAAAGTCAAGTACAACAACGTCTTCTTACCCAAAGAGAAAAAAGATCCTCACAAAGTACAAGCCGATATCGAAAAACTGTTCAACGATAGATTTAAGTGGTTCCAATCTGCATTTGACAGTAGAGTTAAGTGCCACTAA
- a CDS encoding lipoxygenase family protein, whose translation MSYGASVTGVVRAPIEKVWQAFRPFGSEIRKWWPIYESLTLEPPGKDEVGAVRSFKTVTGREYKERLEARDDKQYVLKYSLVEAKPSVPTLTSIVTTVEMSAKSATETTIHWSSEVEVGAIVSGQVVSAQQKAYTDAIQSLDKYFNPSFGTLEVELISGSNLVQTGFFLPDPYVVVHLDEGQPKESHVCFQTTNPVWRQKLTLDVLSTAGKLRFSVWDANLGRDDFLGSAELDLHELVDGQITRKNLVLNSTKHGQISVSLLLDLSSGEKLPPTKEMEQEMAIAFLHGLLDDLKTQVLLIMQQEAVGEGQKYEYVKYPRRTDAPDLPLEDFPPMVKGLPPGQGLPPKKFGLMSERLAEYVYSELGFLNRLQKTIQAGGDPWTAYYAYWIPSPDKIPQTWKDDAEFCRQLIQGVNPMIIKLCTDIKAVPPDLAQLTAQGKTLPELIAEKRLFILDYADLEDVPQLQGKVFYAPTVLVYRELLENGKSRLNLVGIQLTRHKDRKNQIYTPNSQTPYKYLLAKIHAACADGQYHQFTYHLGLSHLAMEPFAISHHNAFPKDHPIGQLLKPHLEDTIGINYLARQTLVSKVVPFTDRTFATGTSGGLRLIWKAWKRWDFFGSSFPEDLQSRGFDEKGSEGVQDFYFREDGFKIWNAYLEYTGNVVNDVYKDDAAVAADPVIQAWAKETADPEKGAVPGFPSAIATKELLVKTLTNIIFLGSAQHSAINFSQYQALGYVPNRPNVMFKGVPETAGDITMEYLLSTLQSFPTAHFQIFFSNFLSTPSLHPLSVLTRPDKISAETHAKFKAKLDQIAAEIDQRNEKLKQEGKIPYPYLSPKMIASSIDT comes from the coding sequence ATGAGCTACGGTGCAAGTGTTACAGGTGTTGTTCGTGCGCCTATTGAGAAAGTATGGCAAGCATTTCGTCCTTTTGGTTCCGAGATCAGAAAATGGTGGCCTATTTATGAATCTTTGACATTAGAACCACCAGGAAAAGACGAGGTTGGGGCTGTACGCTCTTTTAAGACAGTCACAGGTAGAGAATATAAAGAACGTCTAGAAGCCCGTGATGACAAACAATATGTACTGAAATACTCTTTAGTGGAGGCTAAACCGAGCGTTCCTACACTCACGAGTATTGTTACTACTGTGGAAATGTCTGCTAAAAGTGCCACTGAAACTACAATTCATTGGTCATCGGAAGTGGAAGTGGGAGCAATTGTTTCTGGGCAAGTTGTGAGCGCTCAACAAAAAGCTTACACAGATGCAATTCAATCTCTGGATAAATATTTTAATCCTAGTTTTGGCACACTAGAAGTTGAACTAATTAGTGGTAGTAATTTAGTCCAAACAGGCTTTTTTCTACCCGATCCTTATGTTGTAGTTCATTTAGATGAAGGACAACCAAAAGAATCACACGTCTGTTTCCAAACTACTAATCCAGTATGGAGACAAAAGCTGACATTAGATGTATTGAGTACTGCTGGCAAATTGAGATTTAGTGTTTGGGATGCTAATTTGGGTCGAGATGATTTTCTCGGTTCAGCTGAGTTAGACTTACACGAATTAGTCGATGGTCAGATAACACGTAAAAATTTAGTTCTCAATAGTACTAAACACGGACAGATTAGCGTTTCCTTGTTGCTAGACCTCAGTTCTGGGGAGAAATTACCCCCGACGAAAGAGATGGAGCAAGAAATGGCGATCGCCTTTTTGCATGGTCTCCTAGATGACCTGAAAACCCAAGTACTACTGATTATGCAGCAAGAAGCTGTGGGTGAAGGTCAAAAGTACGAATATGTCAAGTATCCTCGCCGTACCGATGCGCCAGATTTACCACTAGAAGATTTTCCCCCAATGGTGAAGGGATTACCGCCTGGACAGGGTTTACCACCAAAGAAATTTGGCTTAATGTCAGAACGGTTAGCCGAGTATGTTTATTCAGAACTAGGGTTTTTAAATAGACTGCAAAAGACAATTCAAGCTGGTGGTGATCCTTGGACAGCCTATTATGCTTACTGGATACCATCGCCAGATAAAATTCCCCAGACTTGGAAAGATGATGCTGAATTTTGCCGCCAGCTGATCCAAGGTGTCAACCCGATGATCATTAAACTTTGCACAGATATTAAAGCGGTTCCACCAGATTTAGCACAACTCACAGCCCAAGGAAAAACTCTTCCCGAACTGATAGCAGAAAAACGGTTATTTATTCTAGACTACGCAGACTTAGAAGATGTCCCCCAACTACAAGGGAAAGTTTTCTATGCACCAACCGTTTTGGTTTATCGGGAATTATTGGAAAATGGTAAGTCTCGGTTGAATTTGGTGGGTATTCAGTTAACCCGTCACAAAGACCGCAAAAATCAAATCTATACTCCTAATTCCCAAACTCCTTACAAGTACTTGCTGGCGAAGATTCATGCAGCTTGTGCTGATGGTCAATACCATCAGTTTACTTACCATTTGGGTTTAAGTCACTTGGCAATGGAGCCATTTGCAATTAGTCACCATAACGCCTTCCCTAAAGATCATCCCATTGGTCAATTGCTCAAACCCCACCTGGAAGACACCATTGGGATTAACTACCTGGCTCGTCAGACCTTGGTTTCTAAAGTCGTTCCCTTTACTGATCGCACCTTTGCCACCGGCACATCTGGAGGATTAAGATTAATATGGAAAGCTTGGAAAAGATGGGACTTTTTCGGTTCTAGCTTCCCCGAAGACTTGCAGTCACGGGGATTTGATGAAAAAGGTTCTGAAGGTGTACAAGACTTCTACTTCCGGGAAGATGGCTTTAAGATTTGGAATGCCTACCTAGAATATACTGGCAATGTGGTCAATGATGTGTATAAAGATGATGCCGCAGTGGCAGCAGACCCAGTAATTCAAGCTTGGGCAAAAGAAACAGCAGACCCCGAAAAAGGTGCTGTACCTGGATTTCCTAGTGCGATCGCCACAAAAGAACTACTGGTTAAAACTTTAACTAACATTATCTTCCTTGGCAGCGCTCAACATTCAGCCATCAACTTTTCCCAATATCAAGCTTTGGGATACGTCCCCAACCGTCCCAACGTCATGTTTAAGGGAGTCCCAGAAACCGCAGGCGACATTACAATGGAGTATCTACTCAGCACCTTGCAAAGTTTCCCCACTGCCCACTTCCAGATATTTTTCTCCAACTTCCTCTCTACCCCATCTCTGCATCCCCTATCAGTCTTAACCAGACCAGATAAAATATCCGCAGAAACCCATGCTAAATTCAAGGCGAAACTAGACCAGATAGCCGCCGAAATTGATCAACGGAACGAAAAACTCAAACAAGAAGGTAAGATTCCTTATCCTTACTTGTCACCTAAAATGATAGCCTCCAGCATTGATACGTAG
- a CDS encoding aldo/keto reductase produces the protein MKKRQLGNQGLTVSEIGLGCMGMTSAYGDADEAEAIRVIHRAIDLGVTLLDTAELYGPYTNEELVGRAIKGRRDEVVIATKFGLAISNGMVSGTDSSPENVRRVCDASLLRLGVDYIDLFYQHRVDQNVPIEDTVGALAELVQQGKVRYLGLSEAGVETIKRAHAVHPISALQTEYSLWERSPEARILPALRELKIGFVPYSPIGRGFLTGQIQSFADLAEDDYRRYDPRFQGDNFDKNLQIVEEVAQIAQAKGATKSQIAIAWLLYQGDDIVPIPGTKRLPYLEENVGATEVALTPEDLAKLDQLASVTSGDRYTPAMMARVES, from the coding sequence ATGAAAAAACGTCAGTTGGGAAACCAGGGTTTGACTGTTTCCGAGATTGGTTTAGGCTGTATGGGAATGACTTCCGCTTATGGTGATGCGGATGAGGCGGAAGCAATTCGGGTGATTCACAGAGCAATTGACCTGGGTGTTACATTACTAGATACAGCTGAACTCTATGGCCCCTATACTAATGAGGAACTAGTAGGTCGAGCTATCAAAGGACGAAGAGATGAAGTAGTTATTGCTACTAAATTTGGATTGGCTATCAGTAATGGTATGGTATCAGGTACTGATAGTTCACCGGAGAATGTACGCCGGGTTTGTGATGCTTCTCTGTTGAGGCTGGGGGTTGATTATATTGACTTATTTTACCAACATCGTGTAGACCAAAATGTGCCAATTGAAGACACTGTTGGGGCATTAGCTGAATTGGTGCAACAGGGTAAAGTTCGTTACTTGGGTTTATCCGAGGCTGGGGTAGAAACTATTAAACGCGCTCATGCAGTCCATCCCATTAGTGCTTTGCAGACAGAATATTCTCTATGGGAACGCAGTCCCGAAGCGAGAATTTTACCAGCTTTGCGAGAATTGAAAATTGGCTTTGTCCCTTACAGTCCTATTGGGCGGGGTTTTCTGACTGGGCAAATTCAGAGTTTTGCAGACTTAGCAGAAGATGACTATCGACGCTATGATCCCAGATTTCAGGGCGATAACTTTGACAAGAACTTGCAAATTGTGGAAGAGGTAGCACAAATTGCTCAAGCTAAAGGTGCAACAAAAAGTCAAATTGCGATCGCCTGGTTATTATATCAAGGCGACGACATCGTTCCCATCCCCGGAACTAAGCGTTTACCTTACCTGGAAGAAAATGTCGGGGCGACTGAAGTTGCCTTGACACCAGAAGATTTAGCCAAATTAGATCAACTCGCATCTGTGACATCAGGCGATCGCTATACACCTGCTATGATGGCGAGGGTGGAAAGTTAA
- a CDS encoding S-layer family protein, giving the protein MIFVLPKFAETVKRFLGFGLVLSAFGTAFVGEKPVIAEIKEDTTLGNETSVLIQGVEVKGEIGDRIDGGAVRGNNLFHSFQEFSIDDGQRVYFSNPTGVENILTRITGQNGSNILGTLGVLGNANLFLINPNGIVFGQNARLDVAGSFIASTADSLVFDNGLLFSSKNPQPAPLLAVNVPLGLQLGDRPKDIQLQAAFLPGADGQTLGFVGGNIGLDGTYLLSFGGRVELGGLANAGTVGLDFSNNQFKLQFPEVVERADVSLVNQASINVTTENSGSIIINARNLELLHTSQINIYNNTSADADGSLLINAADTVFLTGINSAIGSLVISEDGGRGANLILNTRSLALVNGGQIYTTTVGQQKAGNLIINASDSVALEGLGYSNSDFTGIATQTEGTGDSGDFTLKTNRLSLTNGAQIGNLTVGEGNAGNVTIIAQDTIFLSEESLLASLVGTNGRGNGGKLSITTKSLLVTDGAQILTTTAGKGNAGNMTITASDSLVFDDKGGINIDTGAFSRVEPGAVGAGGNIDITTNSFSLLNNAVVDASTFGEGQGGNVLITAKTVLVNNGSQIGAGTIGQGNAGNIVINASDRAIFDGVITFVDLFNNISINVSSGAFTTVVAGAVGNGGDLIINTPNLALTNGAIFNSSTFGEGDAGDIYLNASNSIAITGASRIESFVNTEAVGDGGTIKLTTKILSVSDRSFIDGKTDGFGDAGNIEVIADILEVTRGGQLLTSTSSSNKAGNINLRVSDRITLADNDSGIFANTTATSTGNSGSIFIDPKILTIRDGAKIAVDNQGSGIGGTIDIQADRLILNNQAVISAETASNTGGDIKLNVPDTLLLRRNSRISTTAGTTQQSGDGGNIQINTKFIVASSLENNDITANAFTGNGGRVDITAQSIFGLTPRTRTDLERLLGTTDPTLLDPRSLSTSDITAISQANPSFSGEITINTPGVDPSSGLVALPANVVDAANLIAQTCRNTGATASKQSEFVVTGRGGLPPKPSDALSRDAIWQDLQTYTLPNENISHTQPHTQLSQPPIPIVEAQGWVISANGKVTLVAQAPNPTPHKSALTPVSCPVAQN; this is encoded by the coding sequence ATGATTTTTGTGTTACCAAAATTTGCTGAGACTGTTAAGAGATTTTTAGGTTTTGGGTTGGTTTTATCAGCCTTTGGGACTGCTTTTGTCGGTGAAAAGCCTGTAATTGCTGAAATTAAAGAAGACACTACCCTGGGTAATGAAACATCAGTGTTAATACAGGGTGTAGAGGTTAAAGGCGAAATAGGCGATCGCATTGATGGCGGTGCAGTCAGAGGTAACAATTTGTTTCATAGCTTCCAAGAGTTTAGCATTGATGATGGGCAAAGGGTTTATTTCTCCAATCCCACAGGGGTGGAAAATATTCTCACTCGCATTACAGGTCAAAACGGTTCCAATATATTGGGGACGTTGGGTGTTTTAGGCAATGCTAATTTATTTTTAATTAATCCCAATGGGATTGTATTTGGACAGAATGCTCGGTTAGATGTTGCTGGTTCTTTTATCGCCAGTACAGCAGATAGCTTGGTGTTTGACAATGGATTACTTTTCAGCAGTAAAAATCCCCAACCAGCACCCCTACTGGCTGTGAATGTACCTTTGGGTTTACAATTAGGCGATCGCCCTAAAGATATTCAGTTACAAGCAGCGTTTCTGCCAGGAGCTGATGGTCAAACTTTAGGTTTTGTTGGTGGTAATATCGGCTTAGATGGGACATATCTGCTGTCTTTTGGTGGTCGAGTTGAGCTTGGAGGTTTAGCAAACGCAGGGACAGTAGGGTTAGATTTTAGTAATAATCAATTTAAGTTGCAGTTTCCAGAAGTTGTAGAACGTGCTGATGTGTCGTTGGTGAATCAAGCCAGCATCAATGTAACGACTGAGAATAGCGGTAGTATCATCATCAACGCCAGAAATTTAGAGCTTTTGCATACTTCCCAAATAAACATATATAATAATACGTCTGCCGATGCTGATGGTAGTCTGCTAATTAATGCTGCTGATACTGTATTTTTGACTGGCATCAATAGCGCTATTGGTAGCTTAGTAATATCTGAAGATGGCGGTAGAGGAGCTAACCTGATATTAAATACTCGCTCTTTGGCTTTAGTGAATGGCGGTCAAATATATACAACCACAGTTGGACAGCAAAAAGCAGGTAATCTCATCATTAATGCTAGTGATTCAGTTGCTCTAGAAGGACTGGGTTACAGTAATAGTGATTTTACAGGGATAGCAACTCAAACCGAGGGAACAGGTGACAGTGGCGATTTCACATTAAAGACAAATAGACTCTCCCTAACTAATGGCGCTCAAATAGGTAACCTCACGGTAGGGGAGGGAAATGCAGGTAATGTGACGATTATTGCTCAAGATACCATATTTTTGAGTGAAGAAAGTTTGCTGGCTAGTTTAGTAGGAACTAATGGACGAGGTAATGGGGGAAAACTCAGCATCACGACCAAATCCTTGTTGGTGACTGATGGCGCACAGATACTGACTACGACGGCGGGTAAGGGTAATGCGGGGAATATGACAATCACTGCTAGTGATTCTTTGGTATTTGATGACAAGGGTGGGATAAACATAGACACAGGTGCATTCAGTCGGGTAGAACCAGGTGCTGTTGGTGCAGGCGGAAACATCGATATCACGACAAATTCCTTCTCTTTACTCAATAATGCCGTAGTTGATGCCTCAACATTTGGCGAAGGGCAGGGTGGTAATGTCTTAATTACGGCAAAAACAGTATTGGTAAATAATGGTTCCCAAATTGGTGCGGGGACGATAGGTCAAGGAAACGCCGGCAATATTGTAATTAATGCTAGCGATCGCGCTATTTTTGATGGTGTAATTACTTTTGTCGATTTATTCAATAACATTAGTATAAATGTATCTAGTGGCGCATTTACCACAGTAGTGGCTGGGGCAGTTGGCAATGGTGGAGACTTAATCATCAATACACCTAATCTGGCATTAACTAACGGTGCAATATTTAATAGTTCTACCTTTGGCGAAGGCGATGCTGGGGATATTTATCTTAATGCTAGTAATTCCATCGCCATTACTGGAGCGAGTCGTATTGAAAGTTTTGTCAATACTGAAGCCGTGGGTGATGGTGGGACAATTAAACTGACAACTAAAATCTTATCAGTTAGCGATCGCTCTTTCATTGATGGTAAGACAGACGGATTTGGGGATGCTGGGAATATCGAAGTCATAGCAGATATCTTAGAAGTTACCCGTGGTGGACAACTCCTCACCTCAACTAGCAGTAGCAACAAAGCCGGCAATATTAATTTAAGAGTTAGCGATCGCATCACCTTAGCAGATAATGATAGCGGTATTTTTGCCAATACGACTGCCACCTCAACGGGGAATAGTGGCAGCATTTTTATCGACCCGAAAATTTTAACCATCCGTGATGGAGCAAAAATAGCCGTTGATAACCAAGGTAGCGGTATAGGCGGGACAATTGATATCCAAGCCGACAGATTAATCTTAAATAACCAAGCGGTCATCTCTGCGGAGACAGCAAGTAACACAGGCGGTGATATCAAACTGAACGTCCCAGATACTTTGTTATTACGACGCAACAGCAGAATATCCACCACAGCCGGCACTACTCAGCAAAGTGGAGACGGAGGCAACATTCAGATTAACACCAAATTTATCGTTGCATCCTCCTTAGAAAATAATGATATTACAGCCAACGCCTTTACAGGTAACGGGGGGAGAGTAGATATTACCGCCCAGAGTATATTTGGACTGACACCACGCACCCGCACAGATTTAGAGAGATTATTAGGAACTACAGATCCCACATTATTAGATCCGCGATCGCTCTCCACTAGTGATATCACTGCCATTTCCCAAGCCAACCCCTCATTTAGCGGTGAAATCACCATCAACACACCCGGCGTAGATCCCAGTAGCGGACTTGTCGCTTTACCAGCCAATGTAGTCGATGCAGCCAACCTCATCGCCCAAACCTGTAGAAATACTGGTGCAACAGCCAGCAAACAAAGTGAATTTGTCGTCACAGGTCGGGGTGGTTTACCTCCCAAACCCAGCGATGCTTTAAGTCGTGATGCCATCTGGCAAGACTTACAAACCTATACTTTACCCAATGAAAATATCAGTCACACCCAACCACACACACAACTTTCCCAACCCCCCATCCCCATAGTCGAAGCCCAAGGTTGGGTAATTAGTGCTAATGGTAAAGTCACCCTGGTAGCCCAAGCACCTAATCCCACACCACATAAATCTGCCCTTACACCTGTTAGTTGTCCAGTTGCTCAAAATTAA
- a CDS encoding HIRAN domain-containing protein: protein MKTQKTLFLAWQDTESRSWFPIGRLTFDGARYKFVYTQGVKEAQQMCSFSPLSSFPHLEKVYTSTHLFPVFSNRLMSRSRPDYANFLQWLNISDHEDDPLTILARSSGKRETDSLTVFPCPQPDAAGQYQLHFFAHGLRHLPESAIERINRLRPEEKLWLAHASCCKSGDSSNALAHEFQNPHDSQALTLHTEDHYIVGYCPRYLRSEVFELLCQDPSSVDLRVERVNLPPTPFQFRLLCRITALSKDDFRPFSGKEYQPLIKEDVATASLISPP from the coding sequence GTGAAGACACAAAAAACACTATTTTTAGCTTGGCAAGACACGGAGAGTCGCTCTTGGTTTCCCATTGGTCGGTTAACATTTGATGGTGCAAGATACAAGTTTGTCTACACCCAAGGTGTAAAAGAGGCACAACAGATGTGCAGTTTTTCACCTTTATCTTCATTTCCTCACTTAGAAAAAGTATATACATCAACCCATTTATTTCCAGTCTTCTCTAATCGGTTGATGTCCCGTTCTCGCCCTGATTACGCCAATTTCCTTCAATGGCTGAATATTTCAGACCATGAAGATGATCCACTGACAATTCTAGCCCGTAGTAGTGGGAAACGTGAAACAGACAGCCTCACCGTTTTCCCCTGCCCACAGCCAGATGCAGCAGGGCAGTATCAGTTACACTTTTTCGCCCACGGGCTGCGACACCTGCCTGAATCTGCAATTGAGCGGATTAATCGCTTGCGGCCAGAAGAGAAGTTATGGTTAGCTCACGCCAGTTGCTGCAAGTCGGGAGACTCGTCCAACGCACTGGCTCACGAATTTCAAAACCCTCACGATTCCCAGGCATTAACTCTCCATACTGAGGATCACTATATCGTAGGTTATTGCCCACGGTACTTACGGAGTGAAGTTTTTGAGCTTCTTTGTCAAGACCCTAGTTCAGTAGACCTGCGTGTAGAGCGTGTAAATTTACCACCCACACCGTTCCAGTTCCGTCTATTGTGTAGGATAACTGCTTTATCCAAGGATGACTTTCGTCCTTTTTCTGGTAAAGAGTATCAACCGCTCATCAAGGAAGATGTCGCTACAGCATCCCTGATTTCTCCCCCTTAA